The Gossypium hirsutum isolate 1008001.06 chromosome D02, Gossypium_hirsutum_v2.1, whole genome shotgun sequence region CAAATAGATCTATATATtagaaataaagataaataaaactgTGGACTTCATAAAATCATGTTAATGAGGAACCTACATTGGTGCCATGAACTATATTTAAGACACCCGGGGGCAGACCAGCTTCAATTGCTAACTCAGCCAGCATTATGGATGCCCctggaaagtaaaaaaaaaaggcatTTTAAGAAAAGAGTTGGAGAGTAAAGTGAAGTCATGTAAGAACAAAGGAACGACAACCAAGTTGTCCTTTTCTTATGTAACTGAAAAAATTAAGGTAGTAACAATAGTAATTACAAGGAAAACTCAAATGATAATGTCCCACCCATGTATGGCACATCAACATCCAAATAAGATCTTTAACGACCAGCCACAATAAAACAAGCTATAGCAACATTTTGTCCTCCAAGGATGGACACATGACAACATAATGAGTGAAAACAATGCCCCAGATACTACATCATACAATTATTAGGTTGAACTCACCAGGATCCTTTTCCGATGGCTTTAAAACAAAAGTATTACCACATGTAACTGCAACAGGGAACATCtgcagtaaaataaaataaaaaaccataTGTTAACTTCTCTCTTGTATGGATTTGATAAAAACGGCCTTTCTGGAAGTAGGCAACAACTTACTACCAAAACTAGGAAGAAGCAATAAAGTTTATACTTTACCATCTATACAATCAATATTAGTGAAGAACCAAACTGCTTGGTATGAGTTCCTAAGTTTATGAAGAAAAATAATTGCACTAAAATGCTGATTAATGAGAAATGAGAATCCATTAAAGTTCATAAGCCCGAAATTTAATAGGGGGACAAAAAAGTATAAATTAGAAATAGATAGCCAACAATTGCTATGCTGTAAAAATTGAAACTACTATGTATAAAATGAAGACTTACCCATAAGGGAATCATTGCTGGAAAGTTGAAGGGACAAATCCCAGCACAAACACCTAGTGGTTCTCTAACACTATATGTATCGATTCCACTAGCTACATTGGGGACATACTCTCCCATTTGCAGGGTTGCCATTCCACAACTATGTTCCACCACCTCTATATGAAAAAAGTccagaaaataaaacaaaaaaggagaaggaaaaaaatattaatctttaacacTGTTAAGGTTGACGATTTCTGCTACCAACTCAAACAGTACATTGAAGGATATAGTTACCGACCAAGTCCCCGAAAGACATCTCCATGAGCATCCTTCAATGTCTTGCCCTGTTCAGTTGTAATATTCTTCGCCAGTTTAtcctaaaaacaaaataaagattgAATAGATTCATTAGCTAAAAAAGCATCTATACAAAAAACTTACTACACAAAGAAAAACCTGAACTGAGCTCATGCTTTACCATATCCCTACGAATAAGCTCTTGGAGTTTGAACATAATACGCTGACGAGTTGTAATTGGGGTATTTCGCCATGACGGGAAAGCTTGCTTTGCTGCAGCCACTGCAGCTTTGAACTCTTCATTTGTAGTTAAAGGAATTTGTGAAACAACTTCTTGTGTCGCCTATTTAATTTTCCAAACTAACATATATTACAATTAACTCCAAGAGCTGAATATTCTTATCTATAAAAAAGATTAGGATGAGACACTCACAGGGTTTATAACATCAATGGTTGATGTTGATTTCGAATCAACAAAAGCACCTCCTATAAGATTAGGAACCCTCTGTATAAAACCCAATCCGATCAATACATAAAAAAGAATTGAATAAATACCATTTTGCATTAAAAAAAGGGATCTCGATAGAAccaaaaatacacatatcattggAAGAACGATAAATAGAAGCAAAAGCGTTATACCGAAGGATTACGGTGATTAAAAGAAGATTCAGTAGCAGTAGAGAAACGAGGACTCGCAGAAGCCAAAACCTGAGGCCTTAAAGCCGGTAAATTCTTCACTGCAACAAAAGGGAacagcaaaataataaaaaattaaacaaataaatgaaattcgtccttttttttcttttaattgattttgtttttttaagtttttgtttaCCTTTTTGAAGTGAAAATCGCATCATCATTTTCCTCTGTGAATAAGCTCGCTGTATGTTAAGATCATCAAGAGAGTGAAAGCAATATTTTCTTGATATAGTGAACTGCTTGTTCCAGTATTTTTATCAGTACAAGAcaataccaaaataaataaataaataaataattgcgATCTTCTTTGAtggtaaatattattaattataattaattattagtaAGAAACGTAATCCGAAGGAATCTTATTTGGCAGTGCCAATCCAGACAGTTGCCCGCGTTGGCTTATTTGCCATTACCAAATCATGCGAGTGCGCTTACTCATACATCCACCCCTTATTCTTATctactattttaaaaaaataaataaattataagatTACTAAAGACCAAAGCTTATCATGGTCAAGTCAGATAAAAATCGAATAATGAGCATTTGCTTTGATGCAAACTGGAAAATCGAAAATTTCATTGTGTGTtttcaccaaaaataaaaattaaaaaatcattgtGTGTATAAGATATACTAACattgtataatattaaaattaaaattaaataaatatattatacttttagttaaataatatattaaacaaatcAAGTTAGTAAGGCTTTGACTTAATGAAAGTTTGAAATCTTAACTTTCAATCGGTTATTactaatactttataatttataataattaattttgattataattatctatatattaataaataattagaattgtgattataccttaaatttcatataaatatatattaaatccaATTCTACATTTCATTAGTCAAATCGACTAAATTCGAACGACATTGTTATTATTacattaacaaatttaattagttttaggCTTGAGGGCTGCGAATAATTTAAAAAGTATACccgaaaaaaataaataaatttcattggTCAAACCTCAATTCTAGGCATAGTGATCAACCAAAGGGGTCTTAGATAACCTATAAAATCGGATAAAAGGCCCAccaaccattagaaaataaaatacacAAACACAAGAAGAATACAAGCATAATGAAGATTAAACCAaacattaattttcttttttttttaagtcttgATTTGGAAAATTTCAATTGCATACAGCCAGTTAATCTATACTGATAATTCATGGTATCCCATTACGTTACGCAAAAGGACAtccaaaaaaaaggagaaaaggcTACAAttttaatagatatatatatatatatagaaattgcGATCTTATTTCTTCATTATTAAtcgaagaaaaggaaaatagGGAGGAAAAGGGTTAAAAATGAGATATGCTGGTTAGTCTTTTATATCAAAATTATGAACTCAACTACGAATCAGACGCATGcaaattttgctattattattattgttatttatacATCACTGCTAGTGCCTGCTGCTACATCCTTCCATTGTTGAGAAACTGTTTTAATCTGGGTGTAGAATTGAATTCCTGCCTTGCCTGTGTGAGTGAGCCAGTCCCACATGAATACACAAttagtttattaaaaaaaagaataataatatttcattatCTCATCTTGATCAAGGGAGAAATGAAAAATAACAAGCTTCCTAAGGATGTAAAATATACCATCGAAATTGATATCACCGGCGAACAATGGCTTTAAGCTTGTAAAACAAGAAAAAGGGAATGGGGCTGAAATTGGAATATTGATGCCAACCTGTGTCAAATACACCCATTAAAAGAAGATCAACCATTTTTTATAACATATAGCCAACTCATGGGGACAATGGCTGCTGCATTACCTGCCCAACCTCAATCTCGGTTTGAAATTTCCTTGCTGTTACACCTGATGTAGTAAATATTGAAGCTCCATTGCCATATCTGTAAGAGGAACGTATAAGGTAAATAAAAAGCTGCAAAAGTTTTGTATGATGAGGGAATCTAGGGATGTTGGAATTGGAACATTACTTATTCCTGTTAACAATGTCTATAGCCTCTTCTATGTTGTCTGCCTGTGCAAcgataagaaaaaaaatacatatatcagCATGTCTTACATACACAACAAACTTTCCCAATTGGAGCGTCATACAAACTGAAACAGCAATAAGTAGCAAACCTCCATGCACAGGAGAACCGGGCCACAAGTTTCCTCCTGTATCAGCTAAGAAATTCTCATTAAGTATTTTGATTGAATATAGACTTCAAGTCTCTACTTATATGAGAAATCGTATCTTTGCAAGGAATGTTTATACCTTGTAACATTCCATGCTGACCTTGACATTGGATAAGATTGTTGGGCCAATGAAGTTACCATGCTCATACCCTGGAACCTACATTATTCATAAGGTAACCATTTGAACAAGGCCCATTTGACTTTTCTCAAATTTCGAAGTAAAACTGCATTTCTGGACATGCATCCTAAAATTTTCTACAGTATAATACCAAAGATCACCATAACCACTACCAACTTAAGCATGTCACCATGGTCCATATTTATCACTGGATTCCAAGTTACATGGAGAATCTTGGACATTCTTTTGTAGCATAACTTCAGAAGCTTGAAAGGTAAAACATTCTAAGAAATAAACTGgactagaagatgaccatttttatGAGTTAACATTTCACCTTCTAATGTTCAGTAATTTTTTAGTTTCACTGTAATTTCGGTGGATTATAGATTGCAAAGACTTGAGCTTCAGCATGGGGAGGTCAAGAACTAGTATTCACAACTAATTTGAGATAGAAGCATGCAAGGTCCTAACAATTTTTTCCCCAATGGCACTGCCAGAGTCTTAAGTCGTGAATGAATGTGGTGAATAATTAAATTTGCCTTCATGTAAGAAGTGGGGCAGGGAGAGGGGGTTCGTGGCAGAGGAAAATGCTGCCTCCGCTTGAGTGGGCTGAGGTACAAAAAAGAAGAGATCAAACTTCCGCAACTATATTCTGATAACCTCAATGACATCTATCACAATAATCCCTTTATAACCAGAGTCAAAACTCCAAACAAGCAGAGCATCTGCCCTTGCTTGAAATTTGCGTCAATATCAGCTCATAAATACAAGAAAGCACCAGAAATCTTAAAACCTATGAGATCATAGATATTCAAGGAAAAAGTATCATTTCTCTTTTCAATTAAAGCTACTGAggccaagaaaaaaaaatccataatacATAATTCAAGCAGATCATAGATCAAACTGATAAActcaaaacaaaatgaaataccAGAATATTTCTTCCATCAACTACTAGTTTTGCACCACTGTCAACACTTGATTGGATCAATCTGCATATGAGTTCCTTTGCCTGTCAACCACCACGACCATTTAAGAATGTGGTTTCATAATTGAGCAGGACATGCAAAAATACATGGTGTTCAACAAGCAACTCACACATGCTCcaaaccaaaattttataaattgtttcACCTCAAGCAGCACAAAATATCTCAAAGGAATTCACTTCCAAATCACCATATCGGCTTCatataattaatgaaaatttagttAACCATAAATTAGATTGTACCTGCTTGCTAATCACCGGACCAATGTCTGTATCGGGTTCTGTTCCGGGTTGTACTCTAAGTGCTTTCGCACGCTCCACCAGTTTATCTTCCCTAGGAAAAGTTCATGCAAACATCTTTTATACCaatgcatctcaaatcaatcacaTAACTTCAACCTAACACCAATTAGAAAAGCAGAAAAGGAAGAAGAGAGAACAAGAAGAGAAGGGAGAAAGGTTGGCGGTtctaaatatgaaataaaaataaaaataacatcgAAAAAAACCTAGATGCCTCTATTCTTGGTAAGTCTATACTTAGTTTTTCCCATTAAAATGCTCTTGCTATTTAGGAGTCTTGGCTGCAGATACCAGAAAAATAACTTTGTGATGGTGTAGGCTATTTTCCCCTTTTTTAGAAAACAGCCAAACTCAGTTTTACAATGAGTTTTactattgaaaataatttaaattaaaataaatatgtccACACCATTATTTGGTGTAGGCCAAAGCTGGGACTGACTCTTTTCAGCCCAAAGCCTTTAACTTTATATGAGGGAACAAGGGAAAATCCTCACATATGTGAGCATATATTTCCTCATCAAtccaaatgaaaaataaatgaaataaacagAAGATTGGAAGATTGAAAACCTCTCCTTGATATAttaataagtaaaattaaaatgaaaaagaaaataaggccACTGATAAGGTGACTTACAGCAATCAGATAACATATAGAGAGAGATGTATTAAGAATAGTTAAGAGAAAGAATGATCATAAATCAATGGTTGTTAGAAAATGAAGCTTAAGACCTCAGAAAATATAGGTCACAAAAATATAAGCAAGAAAACAGCTACCATGGAGTCAAGCCTCCAACAAAGACAACTGTACTTAGTGACATGCGCTTCTGCCCTGCCCCACCAAAGCCAGCTGTAACTAGAGCATTTAGTGTAGTATCCATGCTTGCGTCAGGCATTACAACTGCATGATTTTTTGCTCCAAAATTGCACTAAAACCAACAATAGACAAGCAAAATTAACAACCTTTCAGAAAAAgataaaacagaaaaattaacATCAAACTCAGATAATTTGCCAGGGCAAGACAGCTACTAGAATGTTTGTAGAAAAATAACAGATTGGTTTCCCAAAAAGTACCTGAACACGCTTTCCTTTAGCAGAAGCTCTAGAATACACATAAGAACCAGCCTAGTAAAAGTTAAAAACATGCAAAACAGTAATTAGTAAGAAGTACATACTAATACATGGTCAAAAGCTCTATGAGAGATCAATAACCAGcaaagatttcaaaattcaaatgacCTATGGGAGAGAACAACAAGAATACTTCCATGATTTTGGACACAAATTGAACCACAAACCTTTGATCACCAATTATTGATACATAAGTTGCATCTATTTACAGTTTCAAGGAGTTCAACAGAGCAGGGCAAGAAAACTATATGGATTTTGCTATGTTTGCCAAATCTATAAATTCATTCTAATATTATCCATTGTTCTAAACAGAAGAACCTCCTCTTTCTATCATTAAGTATTCTCACATTCTCAAGAAACCTTTAGGTTGCCACTGTTCACATTTcctagaagaagaaaaaaaactaatCAAAATACAGACCTGTCTTAAGGATTAGATGTCATGACTGTACTTTTAGTAGTTGTCAACCCTTCAGAACTCTTAACACATAAATCCATAATCAACCATGTTAAACCTAACTTAAGAAAGACAATTTTTATACGGATAAAACATACACAGACAAGGCAACATGCCAGTTCCTAGCAAATGAGAATATAGGTCGCCGGACATGGCAATagagattttttaattttttttatatagaagTATTCAATGCGAACATAAATATTGGTACTTTTCATTAATATATAATCAAATCGTTTGTGAACTTAAAAATTCTTAATTGGACTTgatctaaatttttaatatataattaattattttacaaactAAAAGTTGGAATTAAACCAGATTATAGGATCGAAACAAATTGAATTGTGCTATTTTGCCGAAATGAGTCAAGATTGGATTATCTTGTTTCCTTCTCCCAAAAAGTGTGTTTCATGTCTAGACAAAAATTAGAACTCCCCCTCGTTCTCCCTTATTCTTCTGTCTATATCCGATAGTATTCTCTCTGCCTCTGTTCTACAGATTTTGGCAACTATTCATCATTAAAGGCATCATttttcccttcctcttcttctctATCTATTCTTTCTCATTCCCTATCTAAGCTCTTATTCTTTCAAGAACACCAGACTTCATTCTGCCTCTCTGCTCCAGGTATCAGAAACTAGCTCATCATTGTCACCCATAACACTAATGTGAACCTCAGTGTTTGAGCTCTTTTaacccccaaaatttttatttcccTCATCTCAATTTTTCATCCTTTGTCCACACATCTGTTGACTGTGTTGGACCATGTGCACTTCAATTCTTTTCAATGTGTGGAATTGTTGCCAACGTGTTTTGCTGTGTTTCCGAATTTCATCACAGACAATGGTACAAGACCAGAAAGAGGGGATTTCCCATGTCCATGCTTAACTTGCCACGATGATCATAAAAGTAAAcaggaaaaaaaaacataatgtgaaGGTAATAGTAAGTAATGACTGAATAACTTACAGTACTTGGACCAACAAAAGATACAGCTTTGATGTCATCATCATCACATATGGTACTAATGATTTCCTAAACAAAATCAAAGGGAAGCACAATAGAACccagtaataagtaagtaaaaatagAGATATTGCATATAGTACAACGCCAAATAAtcaaaaggttaaaatatactcCAAGTTCCTGTACTCTGCATATTTGgaattagtccctctacttttatttctaggaattttAGCCCCtggatttaaaaatttaggtccaattgttaacactattaaaattattctattaaatttgCTGGTGTgacaatttgaaattaaaaaaatactcacttgataaCCATGTAACCGAAAAAGTGACATAATAAAcatgaatttaatagaagaatttgaacaatgttaacaattggacttgcaTTTTTACATCGAAAaggtagagggactaaattccaaatgttTGAAGAATATAGGGACTtcgagcatattttaacctaatcaAAATACAGACTGGATCATGGAAACGACTAATGTGATGGACAAATCAATGTCATAAACCCAACAGAACACCTTCACTCAATATATTGTTGAAAAAAAACATTGTTGATAATAAAAGAAGGTTGCATGCTCATCCTCTGAAGCATTTCAAGGGATGCTATTAATAAAGGATATGAACCAATAAACAACTGTAAGTCCAAACTCAAAAACTTACATTGGAGCCATGAACAATATTTAAGACACCATTAGGCAGGCCAGCCTCCACTGCTAGCTCAGCAAGCATCACAGCAGCCCCTGAAAGAAAATGAGAACATATCAGTTATACACTTTGAGAACAACAGCCTTATGTAGGAACAATGAATCATCAAATAAGATTTGCTTAAAATAGGAGCTTTATCTTCtcatttgtaaatatttagctAAAGCTGTAGAATGCTTCAAATGTTTGAGTTCAGATTGAGAAACAATAATAAGTCATGCCAAAGCTCACTCAAATTTGCAACCATGCTCCATATGCATTTCAAAGCTCTTATCATTTTAACCTTCTAAGTATGAAGTGGCTTCAACACTTTTCAAGTTCTTAGCAACAACTGACGTTTTTTTCCCTATACAGTAATGAGTCAAATCTCCATTAAAGAATGCATCCAAATGTAAAAGGAAATTATCTCAATGCAATCCTACCACGTGAGACTCGAGGATTTCACCAGTGCTTAAAAGAAATGGCTCTTGCTATATACATGACAGGTCTGCACATAATAGTGTACATGTTCAATGCCTTACCTGGAAAGCAAGTTTCACATATCTGGAATAGGATTTTTAACATCATTAAGAACAAAGATAAAGTTACTATAATTTCATGTAGGCAAATGGTACAAAATAGCTATCACCTGGATCCTTCTCTGACGGCTTTAGTATAAAAGTATTACCACAAGTAACTGCAGTGGAAAACATCTGCAGgtaaaaaaatcaaaaggaaaGTGAATGAGGGtaaactaaaacaactaaattaaAATGTTTCTATCAGTTATCATTGATCAGAATGTGAAACCCAGGAGGCTAGTCTGCTACTGTTCTTGTAACCGATTGACAAAAGTAAACATCAAAACAAAAGAACCTCTTGCATTATGAAGTTACATCAAACTCTAAAATCAGTTTCATTCTTTTAGTAGAGGATTATAAGTTTATAACTACTAAGTAATCCCATTGCTCATAACTACCAAATAATCCTATTGCTCATAACAACTAAGTAATCCTATTACTCATCAAGCTAAGTAAACAGATTGATATTAGACAACCATGCTATGAACTTGGACTAAAAGCAAACTAAGCTTACCCATAAAGGGATCATAGCTGGAAATTCGAAAGGACAAATACCAGCACAAACACCAAGAGGCTCTCTAATGCTATAAGAATCAACTCCATTAGATATATTGGAaacaaattcaccaatttgcaaATTCGCCAATCCACAAGCATGTTCAACCACCTCTAGCAAGGAAAATCAAAAACTATAAAGCAAACCATTACTAGAAGGTTTATTCAAAAAACATACTAAATGAGAAAGAAAATTATAAGACATTAAAATAGAAAAGAGATACTGACCTAACCCACACAAGACATCATCGTACGCATCCTTCAATGCCTTCCCGTGTTCATTGGTAATGTTCATAGCAAGCTTATCCTGGGGCCATAATGATATTTCCCATCAATAAAAGATAAGTGCCAATCAAGAACAGAACATATGGAATTCTAAGTATTTACAATGTCTCTCCTAATGAGCTCTTGAAACTTGAACATTATACGCTGTCGGATGGTACTTGGAGTGTTACGCCATGATGGGAAAGCCCGCTTTGCTGCAAAAACTGCTGCTCTGAACTCCTCATTTGTAGTCAGAGGAACTTGAGAAACCACTTCCTGTGTTGCCTATGAAGAATTATAAATGAAATGATTATGAAAAGGAAACCCAATCATCTATTTATAACTTGACAGTCATGAGTAACTAAAATGGAAACTTTTACGGGTACTCACAGGGTTTATAACATCAATTGAAGCAAATGACTGTGAATCAACAAATCTGCCCCCGATGAGATTGGGAACCCTCTGACATGCAGCACCAAGATAGTTTAATTCCAATGAAATTTCAGAGAAAAATCCAATAAGGAGGGAGGGAGATTATAGAGTGAAGACAGAAGAGAATAATTCATTTAAGCACTAAAGCTCTCCCTCATTCCAAGTAGGTGGGCTACAACTTTGTGACCTAAGTGGTGTTGAACAAAAACTAAAGCTTACCGGAGGGTTATGTTGCCTCCAAGATGGCTCCATAACTGATAGATAATTGTTTCTTACAGCAGATTTCTGAGGTTTCAATGACTTGTAATTTCTCACTGCAATGCAAACATGTCATCACTTAAAATAACAATATACTCCAACGAAACTGGAAAAAGTGAAAACATGAAAAAGGAACCAGAGAGTGCTTTTCATGATGTGAAAAAAAATACCTGACATATTTCCTTGCCGAAGCTTGGCCTTGACATTATAAACATGCTTTGGTGTTGATAGAAGATCAGGGTTGCTTTGTCTCAGTCTCTTTAGAATTTGCCGAGGTTTTAATCCAGCTTCTGTCATTTCTTTTATTAACAAGACTTCTTTCTCAGAAAAACGACGAGCGGATGGATGTTCTGCAATGTCCTTCAAGGGTTCGTGGTTGTGTGTACCATTTTTAACAGTAAGTACCCACAACCCATCATCCTTTTTACCAACAACTTCAAAGGGACAGTTTGTAAGTCGAGAACCAGTTCTCCTTCTGCGAATACATTCAGCAGCAGACTCATCAATAGGTTTCCTCCTGTTACGATAGACACCTCCTCTGTCACAGCCAAGGACTACCACTTTGTCCCTCTTAGATTGCTTAATAGTAACCACATACCCTTGCGATACAGCAAATTCACCAACATGCTGGATAAGTTCTTCACGATCTATAAAGGTCCCAGGTGGAGGAGGAAGCATCTGAGGCTGTTCATTCAACTCTGAGCTACGTTCTATATTCATCATTAATAGATGAAACGTATTACCTAGAGTAAAGCATAATATGCATCACACTTTAAAAATCCTTCTAACAGTCAACACCAATATACTCGATCCTCCTCCTCTAGGACTTCACTGTCCATTGAAACAAAATGGATTACAGATTTACATCACCTACATTCCCCCTGCAGGAAAAACGGAACAACATTAAGAGCAAGAAACTTCATAATTACATAGCAATACACTAACGTCGATGCATGAAACATAGACATAGACATTTACAAAACTATATGTTCCATCCAAAATGttataaattgatgaaattattaaaatagctCACAATCAATTTTTCTAGTTTCTCAGAAATTAAGCTTTCATATATGATTCATTCAAATGAACACTGAAATTGGAATGTCACTATCAAAATGCCAAGATAGCAATACGCTGAACTAATGCAGCAGAATTCTGAATTGCCTCTGTTTATAAATATAAAAGGAGAAAAACCTAACCAAATTCTCAAGATTATCCTGTGGCAACGAATTCTCCACTAAATTAGACTCGGCCTGTCAATTACTTCTCATTCTCTCAGGAACCAAacggaaattttaattttggtcgtATGATAAACAAAAGTTGGAGAAAAGTTCAGGAAACTTACCGGAAAGTTACGATCGGGCTCGAATCGGCGGCGCTGGGCGTCCAGTGTATtgaataatttttactttttgagTGGACTCTTTCTCGCACTGGAAATCTGGCGTAGAGAGAGTCGACGGTCTTTCTTGATGGGTCCGAAACAAGAAAACGAGTTACGTGTTTGACTTAGTCGTAATGGCGTTGGGTTGGTGGCGTTGTTTAAATGCGTGAAAATGATTTACAAAATTTTAGGTCTGTTTtgtccaaactcaccctaaaaaaaatttgattaaaaaatagaCGCGTGGTTCAGTCCGAAATAAGGGTCTAAAAATTTGTCTAAGCTCACCGTAAAAAAATTGTTAAGCCCGATTTGGCTcaacccatattaaattttataacacaaaaaaaatatatatatttaatatatatttgattaaaaagtataattgattaaaagtaatatatatttaatatataattcgggccgggctgAACCCAGgctaaaaaaaattttacccgAGGCCCAGCTTGTTTTCTAAACGGgtctcgtttttttgcccaaacccatatttcgggcctatatttttacctgaacCCTCTCATTTTTCAGGCGGACCGTCGGGCCAGGCCGAGTAGCctaacccatgatcacctctagtctGCTCTCGGTGAAagtgatttttctttcttttccgccttttacaaatttaattttattacctAGCAAGAAAAAAGAGcgagtaaataaaaaaatattttatatgaagaaccttaaatttaaaaatgattataggcttaaaattaaaaatgattataagTGGACCAACAAGTGGTCAGTGCAATGGTAAGATAGATTGTATTCTTAAGAGAAGAGCGTAAGTTTGAACCTTAGAGATAATATTGTTGAGAGTGGTAGTTACGAGCTCTGAACATAAActgtaaaaaaatatgtataatgttaaaaaaatgattataggTGGATTGTAAACAACTTATGTATGGGCAAATTACATATAAAAGcctactttttaaaaaatttatcgaaatgggcccagtaaataattatttactagAATGGCCCTATTTCTCCGAAagtgcgtccacgtcagcgcgatgtcaggggacgtgacAGAAAAATGCGTCCTTGAAGAAGCGTTTTGTCTACGTGGACAGAAATCGCTCCCTTAAGGGCGTGCTTTATGTCCAAGTAGGCAAAATGCTTCCTCAGGACGCGTTTTGCGCGT contains the following coding sequences:
- the LOC107908919 gene encoding methylmalonate-semialdehyde dehydrogenase [acylating], mitochondrial isoform X1, with translation MMNIERSSELNEQPQMLPPPPGTFIDREELIQHVGEFAVSQGYVVTIKQSKRDKVVVLGCDRGGVYRNRRKPIDESAAECIRRRRTGSRLTNCPFEVVGKKDDGLWVLTVKNGTHNHEPLKDIAEHPSARRFSEKEVLLIKEMTEAGLKPRQILKRLRQSNPDLLSTPKHVYNVKAKLRQGNMSVRNYKSLKPQKSAVRNNYLSVMEPSWRQHNPPRVPNLIGGRFVDSQSFASIDVINPATQEVVSQVPLTTNEEFRAAVFAAKRAFPSWRNTPSTIRQRIMFKFQELIRRDIDKLAMNITNEHGKALKDAYDDVLCGLEVVEHACGLANLQIGEFVSNISNGVDSYSIREPLGVCAGICPFEFPAMIPLWMFSTAVTCGNTFILKPSEKDPGAAVMLAELAVEAGLPNGVLNIVHGSNEIISTICDDDDIKAVSFVGPSTAGSYVYSRASAKGKRVQCNFGAKNHAVVMPDASMDTTLNALVTAGFGGAGQKRMSLSTVVFVGGLTPWEDKLVERAKALRVQPGTEPDTDIGPVISKQAKELICRLIQSSVDSGAKLVVDGRNILVPGYEHGNFIGPTILSNVKVSMECYKLIQEETCGPVLLCMEADNIEEAIDIVNRNKYGNGASIFTTSGVTARKFQTEIEVGQVGINIPISAPFPFSCFTSLKPLFAGDINFDGKAGIQFYTQIKTVSQQWKDVAAGTSSDV